GGTGATCAGCCCTGCCGCGGGGATCTGGAACACGAACATCGCCGCGCCAATCAGGATCGACTGAATGAAGGCAACCCCCACCACCCCGAGCAACACACTACGTATAGTCGCGGCAATCAAACCGGCCCACTCTTCACCATGCTTACCGACAACCCGTACCGAAACCTGCTTCACCGCTTTCGCCATTGCTTCGGAATGGGCCATAAAACCAGCCGCAATAAGCAAGGAGATAATAAACATCACCACGGTGGCTAAGCCACTACCCAGCGCTCCCGCGAACGCGCTGACCCCCGCTTTAATTTCCTCGCCGTAGCGCACCAATGCCTGCTCCATATTGGTGGCAAACAATGACCAGGTACTGTGGAGCTTGCCACCGATCAATGGAATTTCAGCGACTCTTGCAGATGGACCCGGCAGCTTGACCGATTCGTTCTGTAGAAACTCGGTTAAACTGACAATGCCATCAAAAATTGATCCCATCACAATCACCAATGGCACTACCAAAATGGCAATACCGATAAGTGCTAATACAGTTGCCGACAAACCGCGCCGACCTTTCATCACCCCTTCAAGTTTAAGCGTCAGCGGCATCAAGGCCACGGCAATAATCGCCCCCCAGAGAACTGGGATAATGAAGGGCTTGATAATCCCTAAAGTCCACCCGATCAGGATAATTAACAGCCCAATCCGAATAGCAGACTCCAGCATGTTATTGATAAATATTTTGCTTTTGTACTTTTCTAATTGTTTATCCATCGTTGTTTTCCTGATTGTTTTGGCTGGCACCGACCAGGCTGGCTACAACAATTGCCATATAGAACACACCAGCAATCGCTTCTAGATACACAATAACCTGAGCAACGGGGGTAACGGGGCTGATATCGCCGTAGCCCAAAGTGGTAAGGGTGACAAAACTAAAGTAGGCCGCATTGGACAAGTTATCGCCCCAATCTTTGGCTTCGAGCCCGGTGAAGGAGCCCGGAGAAAATTCCAAGATCAACAGGTAGGCAATAGCCCACATCAAGCCGAGGAGTAGAAACAGAGCCAGGGAACCGACGACCTTATTGTTGTCGATCGTGCCAGTAAACAATATCTGGCGCATAATCGACTTAAACGTGCCGAAAAAAAAGCACAGCATCAGGACCAACATGGCAATATCGATCTGCCTGAAACCGAACAGCTCTTTGATAACCACCAGCACTACCCAGGCGATCAGCAAGCTCATCAAAAAACGGAACCAGCCCGAGTCAAATCGCAAGCTCATCAAACAGACCACAAAAGTCAACAAGGTGATAGCTTGCAGGATCTTATCTAACCAAGTGATTTGCAGTACTTGATCAAGCGACGAACTGACCAACAGAATAATCAACGCGATCGTGAGGTAATAAAAATTATTCTTTTCGGTGATCTTCTTACCCATTTTGCCTCCTCATCCGCCTATTGTGTCTGCTGTGAACCCGAATCCTGCTGCTCTTCCATCACCATGATGGATGCCGTCATGCCAAATCGTAAGTTCACCCCTTCAGGTAAGGCGGCCAATGTGATTTTCACGGGGATACGCTGCGCCAGGCGGATCCATTGAAAAACAGGGTTTACACTCGGCAACAAGTTATAGCCCACGGCACCATTTTGTGGTGCTATCCCCCACCCGACTGAATCGACCACCGCTTCGATCGGCTGCTCGGGATAGGCCATCAAGGTCACTTTGGCCTCGTCGCCAATCCTGATATTGGCCAGTTGGTTCTCCCGGAAATAACCGAATACCCAGAAACTGTTCACATCGACCACGGCAAGCAAAGGCTGATTGGCCACCGCTTGCGTCCCCTCACGTATGTCCAAGTTAGACACATAGCCATCGACCGAAGCAAACACCTGGGTAAACTCCATATTCAGCTTTGCTGCGCGTAAATTTTGCTCGGCCACTTTGATTTGAATCAGCGACTCCTCGTAGGAAATTTGCCGGCGGGTAATGTCCTTAAGCGAGACCGCACCTCGGTCTTTGCGTTGGATATCAAGCAACCGGTCAAGCTCAATCTTTTTGCCCTTGGAACTTATTTTCGCCCGCTCTAACGAGGCCTCTGCCTGCGACAAGGCAACGTCATAGGTCGTGGGGTCAATTTGAAACAGCAACTCACCTTTGCGCACAAACTGATTATCAACGACAGCCACGTAGACAACGGGTCCGGATACTCTAGGTGCCACTTTAATGATATTGGCTCTGACCTGACCGTTTCGTGTCCAGGGATTTTCAAAATATTCTTGATATTTCTGGTAGCCCAAATAGATAGCACCACCAAAAATGATGAGGTTCAGCGCAATAACGAATAGCTTTTTTATACTCTTCATATGCACACCTAAAATTGAATAAAATAAGCATCAATAGCAACGGTGTAGAGCACCGTTATTGCCAGAAATGTCATCGATGGATAAGCAATTAACCGGGACAACCGAGTTTTATTGAGGATCACAACCGTTATCCAAGTCGCTATCACAGACAAGATGATGACCAGCAAAAAGGGTGAGTAATACACGTCTCCCCAGGACATTTCATGCGGCATTTCCATCTATGGACCTCCTGGGTATTGCTGCTTGGCCGGATCTATCGGCTCACCAAAGGGAGAGACCGCCTTCGGCACTTCACCGGGCGACAGCACCGGCAATTGGGTGTCGTCTAGCATTTCGCCCCAGTCTGTCCGGCTTTCCATTTGGGATCGCAGTGCATCACTAAGATATGAACGGCCGGTTTCTGCCTCCCAGCCACCGCCCAATGACTTGTAGAGCGCAACGACCTGATTGGCAACATTCCCCTTAACGATCGCATAGGCATCTTCACTGCGGGTCATTTTCTCCAGTGAATTTAGCAGGCGCTCGAAACTGATTTGGCCATTTTCGTACTGAGTCAGGGAGATATTGTAGGCGCGAACGGATGCATCAACAGAGCGGAAAGCAAGATCCTTCTGAACCTGGTTGAGCTGGTAAGACTCCAAAGCATTGGTTACTTCCTGTACCGCCAGCAAGACCTGCTTGTTGTAGTTGGTTAGCGTCTCTTGGAAGCGGGCATCTTGGGCTCGGATCGCACTCTCTACCCGGCCATACTGGAAAATATTCCAGGAAAAAGCAGGGCCAAGAGAAAGATTAAGCGAATCGCTGAAACTAAAGTCATTCCCTGCCGGAACGGTACTGTTGATGCCAATCACACCGAACAAGGAAAACTGCGGATAGAGATCGGCTTCTGCAATACCGATTTGGCTGCTCTGGGCATGGGCCTGCAACTCGGCCAATTGGAGATCGGGCCGGCGCAGCACCAAGTCGGCTTCGACCTGCGTATGGATAGGTGATGTTGCGGGGATCAGCGAAAACTGATCATAATCACTCGTCAGCCTACGGCTTCGGGTCGCGGCGTATTTACTATCAAATGCCGCGACTTTGGCATTCACCCAAGAGCTGTCTAGCAGCTCCATGGCTTGCTCCGGAAGGATCCCCAGCAATACCGCAATGGCATTGCGTGACTGCATCATACCGATTTTCAAACTTGGCAGTGCCGATTCGGTGTTGTATAGCTGGGTCCTTGCTTGCTGAACATCGAGCTCAGTAACATTACCCGACTCATACTGAATCTCGGTGATCCTTTCCACCCGGCGCTGAATGTCAATATTGCGCTCAGATAACAACACCCGCTCCTGAAAGGTGCGGTAGTTGATGTAGTTCCTGGCAACTTCAGCCGTGATGGTAACCAAAATATCGTGATAGGAAGCGATTGAGGCATACAAGGTTGCCTCTGCTGACTCGACACCGAGTGCGTAGCGCCCCCAGACATCCAGCTCCCAGGCGGCATCGAAACTCAACGAGGCATTGTCGAAGGTATTTTCATTCTGGTAGATTTTCGCCACGCTTCCCGACACATTCTGGCGCTGTGGATACTGAAAAGATTCCGCCACGCCAAGTGCTGCGCGGGCCTGTAAGATCCGAAGCCCTGCCGCCTCCAAATCCAGGTTTTGCTGGCTGGCCTTGTCGACCAGGGCATTAAGCACAGGATCATTGAACTGCTGCCACCAACGCGCAGTCACCGTCTTACTGTACGCCAGGTCCTGTGTTGACCACGATGTCGGCAATGTCGCGGGGGCCACCCCCTCAAATTTCGGCCCCAGCACCGTACAGCCTGACGTCACCAGCAGGGAAATCACTGTTAAGCAAACGCTGATCTTACCTACCAAGTTATGCCCCCTAAAACCGCTTCATCTGCAGCTCATCCCAAGCAATCTCATCACTTGCCTGCTTGCAGTTGAGCAACGACTGGAAAATATTTTTTTTCAAGTTTAGGAAGATATAAAAACCGGCGATGTCTGAATTCGAATACTTCTCCAATTCGAGATGCGAAAAATACTCATCCAGCCGCTCCTCCAACCGCTTATAGTCTTGCAGGAGATGATCGACATCCAACTTAGCCGCGTTCAATGAGTCTGCCTTCCACAAGGCGACAGCCAATGCGGGAATGACGGTGTCCCTGTGGCCTTGCTTGGCCTCCACCAGCAGCGGGCTTTCATCTAACTGCTTACGTGCTTTGATGAAGGTCATCAGGTGGTGGTGGAATACATCGCATTGGGCAATGTACTGAGTGAGTTGCTCGGCTGTCAGCGACGGGTATGGGGCGGTGTTAAATTTCGCTCCCCACACCTGTAATTTTTTCAGCGCCACCACCATAGTGGCAATGCGCCAAACCAGCTGCAGTTTCTGCCAAACCGACAGCTGGTCGACCTGCAGTAAGTGGATCACCCCTGCAGCATGGCGGAAAAATCGCTCACGAAACACCAACACTAAATGTTCGGGGCGGCTTGAGAAAGGCAAGTAATAGGAAATCACGACTGACAGCACCGTCATATAGAACAGAGTAACAATCGTGAGGGTGATCCCGAAGTGATACACCATGTTGTTGTCAATACCGAGGGTAAACATCCCCAGTAGAAAGAAGATAGTGATGGGCCCCTTGAAAATATAAAACCCGACAAAAGTATATATGAAGATAAACAATGCCAGTTCCGAGCCGAGAGTCAGTTGCGGCAGCAAAAACACATAGGCAGGCACGGAGAACACAAACCCAAGAGTAAACAGAACAAAAAGCATCACTGGATGGAAAGGCAAAAAAGACAGGATAGAGACAAATAACGTACTGAAAATAACAAAGTTATAGCCACCAGGCGGGTTGAAATGGATCCAAAATGCCCCCGCCAGCCAATAGGTGACAAAAACCTTTACCGCAGACTTGGCATTCTCGGCATCCCACCAATTAAAGTTGGGTTTGGCCTTTAACGCTGGCAATTCGAATTCCACCGTCCCGGTCAACGAGTCGATACTGCTGATACAGCTCTCCAGTTTGGCGAGGCGCTCCCGCAGCTGATTCAACAGATAACCTGAGGATATCGCTTCCCCGCGGTATAAGTGCCCGGCCTGCTTCAGCCTTTCCCCATCATATTCTACGGCCGCCAGTGACTGCGGAGGATGGGCTTCCTGCTTCTCCCAGGCATCCGGCAACCTGTCGAATAGCCCAATCACCTCGGCACGCATTTCCTCAAAGTCACGGAGATAGTCCACCGGGTGTCCGCCTGAGCGTGAATGGTCCTTCGCGGCAAATAAGAGCAGTTCGGAAATCTGGCTGTATAACGCAACCGTGCCGTCCCACTCTTTTTTGTAGGCGGAAATCTCGCTGCATTCACTGTTAAGGGTTTGGTACCGAGCTTCGAAGGCTTGCTGGGCTGCAAATACCGTTTTACTGAGCTCAGCCACCGTGGGAGGAACATCTTCCACCTTGGCTACCGCTGATTCGTCACCCGACGGCGGTGAGCCGAGTTCTTGCCCGTCAGGGGGACTCTCTGACTCTACTTGGTGCGGCGGCTGGCTTATGGCCTCAAACAACGCTTTTTGTGCGGCGCTCAGTTCATCACCAAGGTGACGGAGATTCTGCTCTACCCTGGGGGGAAAGAGGAACACCCCGACAATGGTGTAAACGACCACACCAAATATCGTCATGAAGGTGCGATCAAGCCCATAAATAAAAGCACCTTCAGCATCTCCGCCATTGTACATCATCAGGATCATCACACCCGTCAGCATGAATAAGGTCGGATCGTTGAGATATGCTGAGCGAATATAGAAAACAACCACAACAACCAGGGAAACGGCAACCATGTAGAGCAGCCTGTCCTGAGTAAAAAAACCGACGAGGATTAGCCCGATAATCCCTCCGGCAATAGTACCAAGTACCCGCAGCGTGCCTTTGGCCAGTGATTCGCGGCGGCTCCCCGTCGATGCAATCAACATTACGGTTGTTGCCGCGGTCGAAGGCTGAGACCAGCCCAAAGCCATGGGGATCAAGTAGGCCAGCGTCAGGCTGACAGCAACACGGAAGGCAAACTTGAACTTATCGCTCAAGCAAAAAGGCAATAACCAGTTACCCAACTGGAAAACCGACAATCTTTGTTTAATACGGAGTAATTGAGTGTTGGCTTTACTCACGCGATACCCTTTTAATAATACGCTGCTTAATAAGGCTAGGTTATTTTGGGTAAAGCACAGAAAAAAATTGTCTTATTTATCGAACTGTTAGATTACTTGAACAGCAATTGAAGGACTGAGAATCCCTTCAGATATGGCGTAACTATTGGCAGGAAGGATGCAAAAAGCCCCAGTTTTCACCGGGGCCTGTGACAAAAAGGATAATATCCTAGTTGGCAGGGTGACTGCCTTGTTTGCGATTAAATCAATTGCTGGTTATCGACGGTTCACTGGCCGACTCTGCTCGCAACAGTGGTTGCTGAAGGGCATTGACAGCATTGAGCAGCAGCTTAACCGCGGGCAGCATACGGCTTTCATCGATATCAAAATCACCATTGTGATGGCCTGCCGTTAAGTCCGAGCCAACCAGACAATATATCGCCTTACCACCGCGGGACTGCACGCGGTCAACCAAATAGCCGGCATCTTCACTGGCACCGAAATCTTTTTCTCTGAGTACGTCAGTAAATCCACTCTCCGGGCCAACAGACTCCAGCAATTCGACGAGCTCAAGATCATTTTCAAGACCTATCGCCTCGCCTTGCGCGCAGAGTTTAACTTTCACCCCATGCATCATCGCCGCAGCCTCGGCAATGTTTTCCACCTGCTGGAACATATAGGAATTCAAGGCACGGTTCTCACCACGCGTTTCCCCCAGCAGTACCGCACTGGCTGGAATGACATTACGTCCATCGCCGGCATGCATTTGCCCGATGTTGATCCGAGTCATACCATCACGGTGGCGTGGAATAGCCAGCATCTGGCTTACCGCGGTACAAGCCGCCGCAAGGGCATTCTGCCCAGCATTGGGCTCAATCCCAGCGTGAGCGGGTTTGCCCGTAAAATGAAGATCAAACTTTGAACTACAGAGGAAATGCTGGGGGTCACAGACTAAGGTCCCGCTTGGCACATTCATGCCAATATGGGCCGCAAAGAAATAATCCACATCGTCGAGCCAGCCACTCTCGGCAATGGCCTTACCCGCGCGGCACCCTTCTTCTGCCGGCTGAAACAGTAATTTTATCTTACCGTTGAGCTGATCTTTGTTTTGTGCCAATACTTCGGCAATACCCAAGCCGATCGAAGCGTGAGCATCGTGTCCACAGGCATGCGCCACACCCGGTGCCAGTGAAGCAAAACCCAGGAACCGAGGGCGGTGGGCGTCCTCTTCGCTTTCCATCACTTCAACGGCATCGATATCAAAACGCAACGCAATAACAGGGCCTGGCCGCCCCGTATCGAGCACCGCGCCAACACCGGTGATACCATCCATGTGGGCCAGATAGGTAATATCCGCTCCCCAACTGATCGCTCGCTCTTGAGCCTGTGCAACCAGCACTTCATCGCGCCCCATAATCGAGGAGCGAAGGATGATCTCATCGCTGAAATGCAGCGAGTAGCCTAAGTTTTCAAGATGGCTAGCGATACGGCTCGTGGTAAAAAATTCCCGCCACGCGGCTTCCGGGTAGCGATGAAACTCCCGGCGATGATTCATTAAGCGCTGAGACAGCGTCTGTTCATCGAAATGCAAGTTACTTAACACCTATTGTTCCTAATAATCTTTTACAGGGCGCGGCTTCAATAGCCTGTCAGCTCCATAAATCCTTGTCCTGTATGGCTTCCTGTAACCCTTATCGGCCCTTCCCAATAAGAGAAGATGAACGGGAGCCACTGCTCCTTCCGGACCACATCCACTTTAAGTTTTATCCCTTTTGACGGCACATCTATCTGCCATGCAACAGGATGCGTTTTTCCCCCTTGGGTTGAGAATGTAACCGGCAGCAACTGAATATCTTCAGCTTCCAGTACATCAATACGGCCATCGGCCCAACTTAGCGAGCCAAAATAATACGGACGGGTATCTTTTTCTCTGATCTGATACAGCATTAATGCACTTCCATCATCAAGATGGATAGCGAACCAGTCCCAACCCAGCTGATTATCAGCCAGTCCGCGGCTACTCCACTCACGGTCAAACCAGGCCTCACCGGTGACCTCAAAACGCTGTCCGTCTAATTCGATTCGCCCGTCAATTTGCAAGAAGGGGGCACTGAAATAGTAAGATGCAATATCTTTGGTCGCATGCTTCTTACTATAGCCCTGCTCGCCTTGCAGCACGATATTACCGGTTTGCTGGATCGCCAGCTTGCCGGCCATACCGCTGTCATCGGCGAACGACAACACTCCTGGGAATGGGGAGTCAGAGAAAGATCGCCACTCCCAGTTATCCAGCCATGCCCGGAAGGGTTGGCCTAACACACCCGCTTGGCCGATCCCGCCCCGGGCAAAGCGCTCGGCAGACCACACTTTATCTTCTCCAGTCACCACTAAGTGGGCCATATACCGTTGCGGGTTCTCCCAACCGTGCCCCTCGCCAGACAACGAACGGGAACGGAACAAGGTCCATTGAAAGCCAAACTCTTCGCCATCTTCTGCTTTAAGGTTAGCCGTCAGGTACCACCATTCTGTTCTGAATTCTGGGTGGGGTAAATGATCACGCGGAAACTCAAACTGATAACCAGGCACGACCTGGGCAAATTGGTCACTGTCTGGCCCCACCATCATGGAGACGGAACGGTTTACCTGGGCTTCTTCTGGCTCGCAGCTCAACAGTCCCAGCACCGCAACAATAGCGACAAGAGAGACTATCAAATACCCGCGCAGGAAATTTCTCCCCTTCATCAGAACGACTCCCTTAATGACATGATTGCAGACTGCTTCACCAGCCGCCATACCGGCCACGCCCCGGCCAGCAGCAACACGACCAATGCCGAGCCCAGGGAGAACAGATAGTTGGTTGGGAAATACTCGATTGGCATTGTCCAGCCGAAGGAGTACTTCAAGACAACATCAATAAGTAACTGAGCCAAAACAAGGCCAAGCGGCAAAGCTATCAATGCCGTGAGCAAACCAATCAAGAGCAATTGCCCTCCCCCCAGCAACGCCAGCTCCCGACCGGTCATGCCCATACAGCGCAACAAGGCAAACTGGCGTAGGCGTGACGTTTCCCCTGCCACGGTGGCAAAGAACAACCCGCACACGGCCACCACCAAGGTCAGCTTGCCCAGTGTTGCCGTGACGATAAATGTACGATCGAACACATTCATTGCCTGGAGCATCAAGTCATTGTTGTTGCGGATTCTTTCCGGCGGCAACCGGAATGTTTCACCAAGAGAGCGGATAATAGTCTCTGCCTGGGTATGATCATTAAGGTGTACCGCAAGGCTCACTTGCCCCTTGTGAGGCCAAATCGCCTTCCAGCGCTTCTGGGACATAATGACTTGTCCATAGGGATTGCCGTAGTCATAAAACACACCGGCGACAAGCCACTGCTTGTTTAATGGCGGAGGCAGGTCGAGTACCTGCCCCGGCTTGATATTTTGTTTCAGGGCCATCGACTCACTCACTAGTATGGCCCGCTCATGATGCAATTTCTGCCAGTATTCTGGCATTGCGACTTTAACCGCAAGAGCTTGTTTTTCGTCATCGGTTCCGCCAACGCTGACAACCTGCAAGGTGCCAGACTCGGATGGTAACATCTTGCGCCACTGCCACCACACTTGTTTCACTTCATCTTGGTTTTCTAGCCACTGGGTCATCCTCGGAGCCATATTGACCGCCGGGCGAATATAGATATCAGCAGCCAGACGCTGTTCTAACCAGGTTTGAGTGGTATTCCTAAAACTGCCGACCATGGTTTCCATGCCGATGTTCGATGCCAGTGCCAGCATGAATGCCATTGCGGCAACGCCTCGATAACTCAGACTGGCCGCCGCGTCGGAAAAGAACCAGCGCAGGCGAGCTGAGCGAACCACAATCCCCAGCACACGGAACAGCTGCCACAACAAGAAAGGCATCGCCAGTGCCGAGGCAATCAGTATGCAAGCGATTAGGACAAAACCGGCTTTTTGACCATGTGGCAATTGATAGGCCGCAATAGCCGCCCCGACGAACATGCACGAGAACACCGCCTGAAAGGCAAACTCTCGCCCGCTGAACCTAACCAGCGACATGCGAGTGGCCAAACGCGCAGGCTGACTGTTAATCAGCCGCACCAAAGGCCAGCCACAGGCTAACAGACACCCGCCGACAGCGATCAGGATAGAGGCCGCTCCCCACTCCCATTGCCAACGAACGGCCAAGCTCACATTGGCCCCGTAGAGATCGTTCAAGGTTTGGGCCACCGATGGCAGCAGTTTCTCTGCCAGCAGCAGACCCAACAGGTTCCCCCCGATCAAACCGACGACAATCCACACCACCAGCTCCAGGCTCAGTGCCTTTATCAATTGCCCCGAAGAAACCCCCGCTTGGCGCATCAACCCAACCAATGGCTGCCGCTGGGAAAAGGACAGTGACATTGCCTGATAGAAAATAAACAGGCCGACCACAAAAGCCAACATGCCCATAGCCAGCAAGTTCAAGTGGAACGCATCCGTGAGCGGCTCTAGGCCAGCAGTCTCTTGTTTTTCCAGCTTGAGCGCGGTGGGCAGCTTGTCTTCTAGGCTGCTGACCGTTTTCGGATCCAAGTCGCCACAAAGAATCGAGCTAAGCCCTGAGCTAGGCTGCAATTGCCTGAGCAAGGCCATATCTGCAATTAACCGCGGTCCCTTGATACGCTCTTCACTGACGACTTGGAGCGGGCCGATGGACTTTCCAGACTCCAGTTGCAAAATCTGGCCATCCTTGAATCCCATATAGTTGGCGAGCTGCTCACCCACCAGCACCGGATAAGGCGGCTGCATCAGGGACAGGATCTGTTGCTGGTTCTCGCTGCCCGGTACGGTATTGTGGCGGAAGCTGGAAAACAACGCGATAGGATCGAGGCCGACAAGCTCTAGACTGCGCCCGTTGTCAAGCGTAATTCGCAGCTCATCCATCGGCACGCACTGGCTAAAACCGTCACGACGAAGTTGAACATAAAACCCCTGCGGGACTTTTAACGCCGGCTGGCTGTGACGGATGCGATAGGGAAAAGGATTGGAAAAAAGGAGTTCACCATCGCGGTAGCTTTCACGCGCTTGCTGATTGACGCCCATGACCCCAACCAAGAGGGCAATACCTAATGTCAGTCCCAACCAAACCAGGACAATTTGAAGAGGGTGACGCTTATAATGCCCCCAAAGCGCTTTAGCTACGGGGCTTGACATGTAACAGTCCTCCCTGCAGGCGAATGCAGCCGTTCATATGTGCGGCCACCTGTTTACTGTGGGTAACCAGCAGCAAAGTACAATCCAATTGTTTGGTCAGGTTGATAAGCAAATTAATCACCGCAGCGGCATTTCGCTCATCCAGGCTACCGGTCGGTTCATCCGCCAATAGAATTTGTGGCTCCATGTAAAGCGCCCGGGCAATCGCCGCGCGCTGTTGCTGGCCTCCCGACATTTCTTCCGGGTAACGCCCCAGCAGCGGCATCAAATCCAAGGCGGCGATAATTTGTCGCCACAGCGCAGGGTTTTCTTCCAGCCCCTTGAGCTGGCGGCAGAAACGAATATTGTCTGCCGTCGTGAGGGTCGGTAGCAAATTGAATTGCTGAAAAACTAACCCTATATTGTTACGACGGAAAGCCGTTCTCTCTCGCTCCGAGATAGTATGGATAGGCTTATCACCAAGCCATACCTCGCCGGAATCAACACTATCTAGCCCAGCAATCAGGTTAAGCAGGGTACTTTTTCCCGAGCCACTCTCACCCATCAGCGCCAGTTGCTCACCTTGCTTTAATTCCAGCTCAGCACCTTGCAAAACCGAATGGTATTCATCACCATCCATATATCCTTTGCAAAGGTTGACCAGTCGTAACATTATAATCCCCAGTTATAGGAAGTGTTTGCCCTGAAATTTACAGCAAACCAATTGTTCTATAAAGGCCTTTAATGAACATAGAGATAAAACACACCTATTACGTTACATCCGCTCTACATTTCCTTTAAAGCCCCTACATGCCCCTCACAAAATAGCGCCGCACAACCGCGATTGCTGTTGTATATTTTTATTGTATACCTTTGTTTGATAGCCAGTCTTTGATTCCACCTCATTTAACTGGCCAATTACCCGCTACACGGAGCAGTAGTATATGGATAAAACAATTTTAGTTGTTGGCGCATCGGGTTACATCGGCAGTCACCTTGTGCCCGAACTGGCCTGTGCAGGCTATAGGGTCAAAGCCACATGCCGCAACTTGAAATTGTTAGAAAAGCGCGGCTGGCAAAATCTTGATAATGTCAGTTTACACCAACTCGATCTCACCGAGCCAGCTGACCTAGCCCCCCTGCTGGAAGGAGTCGAAAGTGTTTTCTTTCTCGTCCATGGCATGAACCACGGCCACGACTTTATTGACATTGAACTGCAGGCTGCGAAAAATTTCAGCGCCGCCCTTAAACAATCAGATGTCGAGCGAGTGATCTATTTGGGCGCTTTGCAACCTTCAGACGGCAAACCTTCCGAACACCTTTTAGCCCGCAAGGCGACAGGAGAAATTCTAAGAGAAAGCGGTAAACCAATTACCGAGCTGCGTGCGGGGATCATCGTTGGCCCCGGCTCTGCTGCCTTTGAAGTGATGCGCGATTTTGCCTTGCATTTCCCCATCCTTGTTACCCCAAAATGGGTCTACTCCAAGAGCTCACCGATCGCACTGCGCAACCTGCTGCATTACCTGATTGAGCTACTCAACTTCCAGCCGACCCGCCACCAAATAATGGATGTCGCTGGCCCGAAAAATATCAGCTATGCCAAACAGCTTCGTACGATTGGCTTTCAGGCCGGGAGAAAAGTCAGGATCTTGCCCCTGCCCTTTCTGACCCCAAGGTTCGCCGCCCGCTGGCTTCGCTTGGTAACATCCGTACCCACCAATATCGCAAAAGCCTTAATCGGCGGACTAGGCCATGATTTAAGGGCCAACGGCTCTGCGCTGCAATCGCTGATCCCCCAGCATCTGCTGAGCTATGACGAAGCCGTGGAAGAAAGCCTGGCGCACGAGAACGAAGTTGTCCGTAGTGATATCTGGGGGTTTGACCCAGACGCGCTCGCTCGCTGGCAACCCGGTTTTGGTTATTACCCCAAACAAGCTGGATACCATTTGAAAACCAACGCCACTGCCGAACAACTCTGGCGGCAAATTCTGCGGATGGGCGGGAAAGAGGGCTATTTTTATGCCAATTATCTGTGGTGGATCAGAGAGTGGATGGATTGGGTTATCGGTGGCGAAGGGCTGAACCGCTACCGCCGGGATCCCGACCATCTGAAGCTGGGAGATAAAATTGACTCCTGGAAGGTGATC
This Photobacterium gaetbulicola Gung47 DNA region includes the following protein-coding sequences:
- a CDS encoding hypothetical protein (COG4592) yields the protein MSKANTQLLRIKQRLSVFQLGNWLLPFCLSDKFKFAFRVAVSLTLAYLIPMALGWSQPSTAATTVMLIASTGSRRESLAKGTLRVLGTIAGGIIGLILVGFFTQDRLLYMVAVSLVVVVVFYIRSAYLNDPTLFMLTGVMILMMYNGGDAEGAFIYGLDRTFMTIFGVVVYTIVGVFLFPPRVEQNLRHLGDELSAAQKALFEAISQPPHQVESESPPDGQELGSPPSGDESAVAKVEDVPPTVAELSKTVFAAQQAFEARYQTLNSECSEISAYKKEWDGTVALYSQISELLLFAAKDHSRSGGHPVDYLRDFEEMRAEVIGLFDRLPDAWEKQEAHPPQSLAAVEYDGERLKQAGHLYRGEAISSGYLLNQLRERLAKLESCISSIDSLTGTVEFELPALKAKPNFNWWDAENAKSAVKVFVTYWLAGAFWIHFNPPGGYNFVIFSTLFVSILSFLPFHPVMLFVLFTLGFVFSVPAYVFLLPQLTLGSELALFIFIYTFVGFYIFKGPITIFFLLGMFTLGIDNNMVYHFGITLTIVTLFYMTVLSVVISYYLPFSSRPEHLVLVFRERFFRHAAGVIHLLQVDQLSVWQKLQLVWRIATMVVALKKLQVWGAKFNTAPYPSLTAEQLTQYIAQCDVFHHHLMTFIKARKQLDESPLLVEAKQGHRDTVIPALAVALWKADSLNAAKLDVDHLLQDYKRLEERLDEYFSHLELEKYSNSDIAGFYIFLNLKKNIFQSLLNCKQASDEIAWDELQMKRF
- a CDS encoding hydrolase (COG1473); the encoded protein is MLSNLHFDEQTLSQRLMNHRREFHRYPEAAWREFFTTSRIASHLENLGYSLHFSDEIILRSSIMGRDEVLVAQAQERAISWGADITYLAHMDGITGVGAVLDTGRPGPVIALRFDIDAVEVMESEEDAHRPRFLGFASLAPGVAHACGHDAHASIGLGIAEVLAQNKDQLNGKIKLLFQPAEEGCRAGKAIAESGWLDDVDYFFAAHIGMNVPSGTLVCDPQHFLCSSKFDLHFTGKPAHAGIEPNAGQNALAAACTAVSQMLAIPRHRDGMTRINIGQMHAGDGRNVIPASAVLLGETRGENRALNSYMFQQVENIAEAAAMMHGVKVKLCAQGEAIGLENDLELVELLESVGPESGFTDVLREKDFGASEDAGYLVDRVQSRGGKAIYCLVGSDLTAGHHNGDFDIDESRMLPAVKLLLNAVNALQQPLLRAESASEPSITSN
- a CDS encoding hydrolase (COG5621), coding for MAAGEAVCNHVIKGVVLMKGRNFLRGYLIVSLVAIVAVLGLLSCEPEEAQVNRSVSMMVGPDSDQFAQVVPGYQFEFPRDHLPHPEFRTEWWYLTANLKAEDGEEFGFQWTLFRSRSLSGEGHGWENPQRYMAHLVVTGEDKVWSAERFARGGIGQAGVLGQPFRAWLDNWEWRSFSDSPFPGVLSFADDSGMAGKLAIQQTGNIVLQGEQGYSKKHATKDIASYYFSAPFLQIDGRIELDGQRFEVTGEAWFDREWSSRGLADNQLGWDWFAIHLDDGSALMLYQIREKDTRPYYFGSLSWADGRIDVLEAEDIQLLPVTFSTQGGKTHPVAWQIDVPSKGIKLKVDVVRKEQWLPFIFSYWEGPIRVTGSHTGQGFMELTGY